The Hymenobacter sp. DG01 genome has a segment encoding these proteins:
- a CDS encoding family 16 glycosylhydrolase: protein MKNQFLPGQRRQWFGAGLLLTLSLLSCTETKTKNVPAPTPPTPTTPVVNEEAREYAQYTELVWKDEFDGGTIDQTKWTHELGASGWGNNELQNYTNSTDNSYLRNGMLVIQAQKQTTGSNAYTSARLITKGKQSFQYGRIDVRAKIPKGKGVWPAIWMLGADIDQNNWPKCGEIDIMELRGSRPTELLSTMHYANSMGVHEYKGTTQNLSEDLSADFHTYSVVRSKNLTRFYLDGSATPYYTYSATDASPFPFNNPFFVILNVAVGGNFDGNPDGSTTFPQQMQVDYVRYYQYK, encoded by the coding sequence ATGAAAAATCAATTTTTACCCGGGCAACGGCGTCAGTGGTTTGGGGCGGGCCTTTTGCTTACCCTGAGTTTACTTTCCTGCACCGAAACCAAAACCAAGAACGTACCGGCTCCCACGCCGCCTACCCCCACTACCCCGGTCGTAAACGAAGAAGCCCGCGAATACGCCCAGTACACGGAGCTGGTCTGGAAGGACGAGTTTGACGGGGGCACCATTGACCAGACCAAATGGACCCACGAGCTGGGCGCCAGCGGCTGGGGCAACAACGAGCTGCAGAACTACACTAACTCCACCGACAACTCCTACCTGCGCAACGGCATGCTGGTCATTCAGGCCCAGAAGCAGACCACGGGTAGCAACGCCTACACCTCGGCCCGCCTGATTACCAAGGGCAAGCAGAGCTTCCAGTACGGCCGCATTGATGTGCGCGCCAAAATTCCCAAGGGCAAAGGCGTGTGGCCGGCCATCTGGATGCTGGGTGCCGACATCGACCAGAACAACTGGCCCAAGTGCGGCGAAATTGACATTATGGAGCTGCGGGGCAGCCGCCCCACAGAGTTGCTCTCCACCATGCACTACGCCAACAGCATGGGCGTGCACGAGTACAAAGGCACTACCCAGAACCTGAGCGAAGACCTCTCGGCCGACTTCCACACCTACAGCGTGGTGCGCAGTAAAAACCTGACGCGCTTCTACCTCGATGGCAGCGCTACACCCTACTACACCTACTCCGCCACCGACGCCAGCCCTTTCCCGTTCAATAACCCCTTCTTCGTGATTCTGAACGTGGCCGTGGGCGGCAACTTTGATGGCAACCCCGACGGTAGCACCACCTTTCCCCAGCAGATGCAGGTGGATTACGTGCGCTACTACCAGTACAAATAA
- a CDS encoding class I SAM-dependent rRNA methyltransferase → MNPATVTLKPGKDQSLRRLHPWVFSGAIGRMQGEVVEGEVVAVHAASGELLGVGHYAPGSIAVRMLAFGPDAQLPDAAFWEEKIRNAYQLRQGLGLTGQGNTNVYRLAHAEGDGLPGLIIDVYGDVAVVQAHSAGMYKARPLIAQALQTVIPGLRAIYDKSSETVPAKAAPDARNGYLLGESTGAEHIVQENGHPFAVDWETGQKTGFFIDQRDNRSLLARYAPGRRVLNTFCYTGGFSSYALMAGAELVHSVDSSKKAIELTNRNAELTGLTDRHKAYAQDVFTFLKDRHNQYDLIVLDPPAFAKHLSARHNALMGYKRLNAAGIRQIAPGGLLFTFSCSQVVSMELFEGAVLAAAIEAGRPARILHRLTQPADHPVSLFHPEGEYLKGLVLAVE, encoded by the coding sequence ATGAACCCTGCTACCGTCACGCTCAAGCCTGGTAAAGACCAGTCACTCCGCCGCCTGCACCCCTGGGTGTTTTCGGGCGCCATTGGCCGCATGCAGGGCGAAGTGGTAGAGGGCGAAGTAGTGGCAGTACACGCCGCCAGCGGCGAGCTGCTGGGGGTAGGCCATTACGCCCCGGGCTCTATTGCCGTGCGCATGCTGGCTTTCGGGCCCGATGCCCAACTGCCTGACGCGGCTTTCTGGGAAGAGAAAATCCGTAATGCCTACCAGCTTCGGCAGGGCCTGGGCCTGACGGGCCAGGGCAACACCAACGTGTACCGCCTGGCCCACGCCGAGGGCGACGGGCTGCCGGGCCTTATTATTGATGTGTACGGGGATGTGGCCGTAGTGCAGGCGCACAGCGCCGGCATGTACAAGGCCCGCCCCCTGATTGCGCAGGCCCTGCAGACAGTGATTCCCGGCCTGCGTGCCATCTATGACAAGAGCTCCGAAACGGTGCCCGCCAAGGCCGCCCCGGATGCCCGCAACGGCTACCTGCTGGGCGAAAGCACCGGCGCCGAGCACATTGTGCAGGAAAACGGCCACCCTTTCGCCGTAGATTGGGAGACAGGCCAGAAAACCGGCTTCTTCATCGATCAGCGCGACAACCGCAGCCTGCTGGCCCGCTACGCCCCCGGCCGCCGCGTGCTCAACACCTTCTGCTACACCGGCGGCTTCAGCTCCTACGCCCTCATGGCCGGTGCCGAGCTGGTGCACTCCGTCGATTCAAGCAAGAAAGCCATTGAGCTGACCAACCGCAACGCCGAGCTGACTGGCCTGACGGACCGCCACAAGGCGTACGCCCAGGATGTATTTACTTTCCTGAAAGACCGCCACAACCAGTACGACCTGATTGTGCTGGACCCGCCGGCCTTCGCCAAGCACCTCTCGGCCCGCCACAACGCCCTGATGGGCTACAAGCGCCTGAATGCAGCCGGCATCCGGCAGATTGCCCCCGGCGGGCTGCTGTTCACCTTCAGCTGCTCCCAGGTAGTAAGCATGGAGCTCTTCGAAGGGGCCGTACTCGCCGCCGCCATTGAGGCCGGCCGGCCGGCCCGCATCCTGCACCGCCTCACCCAGCCCGCCGACCACCCCGTGAGCCTATTCCACCCCGAAGGGGAGTACCTGAAAGGCTTGGTGCTGGCCGTAGAGTAG
- a CDS encoding T9SS type A sorting domain-containing protein — MMTKTTPWLRAGILTLGLALPASLHAQTWQWASAHAAGSTGSSVIHAAAVDAAGNTVVAGRFSGTTTFGSTTLTSAGGEDVFVGRLSPTGAWLQAARAGGPADDVALGIGVDAAGNIVAAGSFRGATAAFGGTTLTNADNTGNTSDAFVARLSSAGTWTQAVRMGGSDNDGAMGLALGSDGTVVVAGNFSSNTAAFGGTTLTNGNTDRSNDVFVARLATDGTWSQVVRGGGSGDDFVQALALDGSGNVTIAGHFARATVTFGTIVLNNANPGQYSSDVYVARLSSAGTWTQALQAGGPGNDYGRGVGIDASGNAYVAGNFASPTVSFGTTALTNADASGNTSDIFVARLSSANAWTLAARAGGASNDYANTMAVDGNGSVSVGGLFQGLTSTFGNIPLTNADPTGATSDILVARLSSAGVWNLALRAGGIGDDYTNALALDASGNAAVGGNLSSSPATFGTISMNSSGSAFIAKLMGLTTKTTAARLSATLGVVPNPARGQVELTWVKPEARALLVVLLDGLGREVRRQVLPAQATRTSLNLNGLTAGLYVVRIGEAAQRLVVE; from the coding sequence ATGATGACAAAGACTACTCCCTGGCTACGTGCCGGCATTTTAACACTGGGTCTTGCCCTACCGGCCAGCTTACACGCCCAAACCTGGCAATGGGCTTCGGCCCACGCGGCAGGTAGCACGGGCTCCTCGGTGATACACGCGGCGGCGGTAGATGCGGCCGGTAACACGGTGGTAGCGGGCCGCTTTTCAGGTACTACTACCTTTGGCAGCACTACCCTCACCAGCGCCGGTGGCGAGGATGTGTTCGTTGGGCGGCTCAGCCCTACCGGAGCGTGGCTGCAGGCTGCCCGGGCCGGGGGCCCCGCCGATGATGTGGCACTGGGCATAGGGGTAGATGCGGCCGGCAATATTGTTGCGGCCGGCTCATTCCGGGGGGCCACGGCGGCCTTTGGGGGCACTACCCTTACCAACGCCGACAATACCGGTAATACCTCTGATGCCTTTGTAGCCCGCCTGAGCAGCGCCGGCACCTGGACCCAGGCCGTGCGCATGGGCGGCTCTGACAATGATGGCGCCATGGGCTTAGCCCTGGGCAGCGACGGCACGGTGGTAGTGGCCGGTAACTTCTCCAGTAACACGGCAGCTTTCGGGGGCACTACCCTCACCAACGGCAACACCGACCGTAGCAACGACGTGTTTGTGGCCCGCCTGGCCACCGATGGTACCTGGAGCCAGGTGGTGCGGGGTGGCGGCTCCGGCGACGATTTCGTGCAGGCTCTGGCCCTGGATGGCAGCGGCAACGTAACCATTGCCGGCCACTTCGCCCGCGCCACAGTCACCTTCGGTACCATTGTGCTCAACAATGCCAACCCCGGTCAGTACAGCAGCGACGTGTACGTGGCCCGCCTGAGCAGCGCCGGCACCTGGACCCAGGCCCTGCAGGCCGGCGGCCCCGGCAACGACTACGGCCGCGGGGTAGGCATTGACGCCAGCGGCAACGCTTATGTAGCTGGTAACTTTGCCAGCCCTACGGTCAGCTTTGGCACTACGGCCCTCACCAACGCCGATGCCAGCGGCAACACCTCGGATATTTTTGTGGCCCGCCTGAGTAGCGCCAACGCCTGGACCCTGGCTGCCCGGGCGGGTGGTGCCAGCAACGACTACGCCAACACCATGGCCGTGGATGGCAACGGCAGCGTGAGCGTGGGCGGCTTGTTTCAGGGGCTTACCTCTACTTTCGGCAACATCCCCCTGACCAACGCCGACCCGACGGGTGCTACCTCCGACATACTGGTGGCCCGCCTGAGCAGCGCCGGCGTCTGGAACCTGGCCCTGCGCGCCGGCGGCATCGGCGACGACTATACCAACGCCCTGGCCCTGGATGCCAGCGGCAACGCGGCCGTGGGCGGCAACCTCAGCAGCTCGCCGGCCACCTTCGGCACAATCAGCATGAACAGCTCAGGCTCGGCCTTCATTGCCAAGCTCATGGGCCTGACAACCAAAACCACGGCGGCCCGTCTGTCGGCGACGCTGGGCGTGGTGCCCAACCCGGCCCGCGGCCAGGTAGAGCTTACCTGGGTAAAGCCGGAAGCCAGGGCCCTACTCGTGGTACTTCTTGATGGTCTGGGGCGCGAAGTGCGGCGGCAAGTGCTGCCGGCCCAGGCAACCCGGACCAGCCTGAACCTGAACGGCCTGACGGCCGGGCTGTACGTAGTCCGGATCGGGGAAGCTGCCCAGCGCCTGGTAGTGGAGTAG
- a CDS encoding DEAD/DEAH box helicase, protein MKVSTSQPFQIVYSLLEHEYLGYLFESYVVQRNQRGQLTLQHQTVSAKNAPEFADGLDETDFELIALTDQIQQDAVIKEFWSKKTTPADFFLKIYDPEKGDKGLQEAICTYVQDRMGQILERLQGKQVFIMGKDGEPTWREIGVAPERASVLFHFRRNEDSTHYFPTIQYQGQKLEFQYKNAVIVCEQPAWLLLGDTLHNFHNDVDGKKLKPFLNKKFIVIPRQVEDSYFQRFVAPLVESFDVHARGFDIRSERYVARPQLTFSDAPGATVVAAPARAVVPARRGSPAAAHLTATAEATVSEHIHFDLSFRYGDHTVHTAHNKRVCVKLEKKEDNYIFHRLIRNLDREQEIISELRDRALEVQGGRAVLEKATAFRWLHHHADELARMGFTVQQGPTSGKDYFIGSVTVQVGITETNDWFDVHGTVRFGEFEVPFIKLRPYILNKRHEFRLPNGQIAIIPEEWFTQYLELFAFSEEHNQALTLRKHHLALVSDLQNGNLATVVMSRKLEKLREFEAVEDRPLPPSFRGELRPYQKAGYNWLHFVQDYQFGGCLADDMGLGKTVQTLAMLLQRKESGAAKGAASLLVMPTSLVYNWMTEAFKFTPTLRLLIYTGTYRDKNVEQFADYDVVLTSYGIVRLDADLLRTYKFDYVILDESQAIKNPGSTTSQAVRGLHSRHRLILTGTPVENSTMDLWSQMSFINPGLLGTQAFFRKEFLKPIEKGKDEAKTRRLHTLIKPFILRRHKAQVARELPEKIENLSYCPMTEEQQQCYEETKSFYRNKILQSIEEHGTASTQFMLLQGLTKLRQIANHPRMADEEYAHESGKLREVVRMIKSVVSEGHKVLVFSQFVKHLDIVRASLDERQIAYAYLDGNTRDRHKEVARFQETEDLRVFLISLKAGGVGLNLTAADYVFILDPWWNPAVEAQAVDRAHRIGQQRTVFTYKFITQNTVEEKILALQNKKIQLVTDLITTDEAIIKSLTKEDIEELLG, encoded by the coding sequence ATGAAGGTTTCCACTTCACAGCCCTTTCAAATAGTATATTCATTGCTCGAGCACGAGTACCTGGGATACTTGTTTGAATCGTATGTGGTGCAGCGAAACCAGCGGGGGCAGCTTACCCTTCAGCACCAGACGGTATCGGCCAAAAACGCCCCGGAGTTTGCCGATGGCCTGGATGAAACCGATTTTGAGCTGATTGCCCTCACCGACCAGATTCAGCAGGACGCGGTTATCAAAGAGTTCTGGTCGAAGAAGACCACGCCGGCCGATTTCTTTCTGAAGATTTACGACCCTGAGAAGGGCGACAAAGGCCTGCAGGAAGCTATTTGCACCTACGTGCAGGACCGCATGGGTCAGATTCTGGAGCGCCTGCAGGGCAAGCAGGTGTTTATCATGGGCAAGGATGGGGAGCCTACCTGGCGCGAGATTGGGGTAGCTCCGGAGCGGGCCTCGGTGTTGTTTCACTTCCGCCGCAACGAAGACAGCACCCACTACTTCCCCACCATTCAGTACCAGGGTCAGAAGCTGGAGTTTCAGTACAAGAACGCCGTGATTGTGTGCGAGCAGCCGGCCTGGCTGCTGCTGGGCGACACGCTCCACAACTTCCATAACGACGTGGACGGCAAGAAGCTGAAGCCCTTCCTGAACAAGAAATTCATTGTTATTCCGCGGCAGGTAGAGGACAGCTACTTCCAGCGCTTCGTAGCGCCCTTGGTCGAGTCGTTTGATGTGCATGCCCGCGGCTTCGACATCCGCTCGGAGCGCTACGTGGCCCGGCCCCAGCTGACCTTCTCCGACGCGCCGGGCGCTACAGTGGTAGCCGCCCCGGCCCGCGCTGTGGTGCCTGCCCGCCGGGGTAGCCCGGCCGCTGCCCACCTTACCGCTACGGCCGAGGCGACAGTATCGGAGCACATTCATTTCGACCTGAGCTTCCGCTACGGCGACCATACCGTACACACGGCCCACAACAAACGGGTGTGCGTGAAGCTGGAAAAGAAGGAAGACAACTACATCTTCCACCGCCTGATCCGCAACCTCGACCGGGAGCAGGAAATCATTAGTGAGCTGCGCGACCGGGCCCTGGAGGTACAGGGGGGCCGCGCCGTGCTGGAAAAAGCCACTGCCTTCCGCTGGCTCCATCACCACGCCGATGAGCTGGCCCGTATGGGCTTTACGGTGCAGCAGGGCCCCACCTCCGGCAAAGATTACTTTATCGGGTCCGTGACGGTACAGGTGGGCATCACGGAAACTAACGACTGGTTTGATGTGCACGGCACCGTTCGCTTCGGGGAGTTTGAGGTGCCCTTCATCAAGCTGCGGCCCTACATCCTGAACAAGCGCCACGAGTTCCGGCTGCCCAACGGCCAGATTGCCATTATTCCGGAGGAGTGGTTTACGCAGTACCTGGAGCTGTTTGCCTTCTCGGAGGAGCACAACCAGGCCCTCACGCTGCGCAAGCACCACCTGGCCCTGGTGTCGGACCTGCAGAATGGCAACCTGGCTACCGTGGTCATGAGCCGGAAGCTGGAGAAGCTGCGCGAGTTTGAGGCCGTGGAGGACCGCCCCCTACCCCCCTCGTTCCGCGGTGAGCTACGCCCCTACCAGAAAGCTGGCTACAACTGGCTTCACTTCGTGCAGGACTACCAGTTCGGGGGCTGCCTGGCCGACGATATGGGTCTGGGCAAGACCGTGCAGACCCTGGCCATGTTGCTGCAACGCAAGGAAAGCGGGGCCGCGAAGGGAGCCGCTTCGCTGCTGGTAATGCCTACCTCGCTGGTGTACAACTGGATGACGGAGGCCTTCAAGTTTACGCCTACCCTGCGCCTGCTCATCTATACCGGCACTTACCGCGACAAAAACGTAGAGCAGTTTGCCGACTACGACGTGGTGCTGACCTCCTACGGCATCGTGCGCCTCGACGCCGACCTGCTCCGGACGTACAAGTTCGACTACGTGATTCTGGACGAGTCGCAGGCCATCAAGAACCCGGGCTCTACTACCTCCCAGGCCGTGCGCGGCCTGCACTCCCGCCACCGCCTGATCCTAACGGGCACGCCGGTGGAGAACAGCACCATGGATTTATGGTCGCAGATGTCGTTCATTAACCCCGGCTTGCTGGGCACCCAGGCCTTCTTCCGAAAGGAGTTTCTGAAGCCCATTGAGAAGGGCAAGGACGAAGCCAAAACCCGCCGCCTGCACACGCTCATCAAGCCCTTTATTCTGCGCCGCCACAAGGCCCAGGTGGCCCGTGAGCTGCCCGAGAAGATTGAGAACCTGAGCTACTGCCCCATGACGGAGGAGCAGCAGCAGTGCTACGAGGAAACCAAGAGCTTTTACCGCAACAAGATTCTGCAGAGCATAGAGGAGCACGGCACGGCCAGCACCCAGTTTATGCTGCTGCAGGGCCTGACCAAGCTCCGCCAGATTGCCAACCACCCCCGCATGGCCGATGAGGAGTACGCCCACGAGTCGGGCAAGCTTCGGGAAGTGGTGCGCATGATTAAAAGCGTGGTATCCGAAGGCCACAAGGTACTGGTGTTCAGTCAGTTTGTGAAGCACCTCGACATTGTGCGGGCTTCCCTGGATGAGCGCCAGATTGCCTACGCCTACCTCGACGGCAACACCCGCGACCGACACAAGGAGGTAGCCCGCTTCCAGGAAACGGAAGACCTGCGCGTGTTTCTCATCTCGCTGAAAGCCGGAGGGGTAGGCCTCAACCTCACGGCCGCCGACTACGTGTTCATTCTGGACCCCTGGTGGAACCCCGCCGTGGAGGCCCAGGCCGTGGACCGCGCCCACCGCATCGGGCAGCAGCGCACGGTATTCACCTACAAGTTCATCACCCAGAACACGGTAGAGGAGAAAATCCTGGCCCTGCAGAACAAGAAAATTCAGCTGGTTACGGACTTGATTACCACCGACGAGGCCATCATCAAGAGCCTGACTAAGGAGGATATTGAGGAGTTGCTGGGGTAG
- a CDS encoding FtsX-like permease family protein produces the protein MNVSLLIARRYFLSKKKRNIISIISNISMVGVAIGTMALIIVLSVFNGLEEVARSLYGKSDPDLMITAVQGKSFEVSPAFIKQIKGLPGVALVTEVIEDNALLQYRDRQMVVKMKGVSDNYYRQSNIDSALVEGSSQLHRDGMDYALLGAGVQHELSIALDNRFSPMRLLYPRNTGRKTLSMNPETAFNEQNILAGGVFLIEQHVDDSYIFVPLEFARTLLHYENRRTALEVKVQQDQEIGQVKEALKQRLGASFKVLDSDEQHLSLLKAIKVEKMFVFITFAFILLIASINIFFSLSMLVIDKHKDIAVLMAMGASSRTIRNIFLLEGAIVAQVGAFTGLVLGVGICWAQQTFHLVGMGMATSVVDSYPVKMQFSDIALTGVAIIFITIAVSIRPALNAASLDLRENL, from the coding sequence GTGAACGTATCCCTGCTCATTGCCCGGCGTTATTTTCTCTCGAAGAAGAAGCGCAACATCATCAGCATCATCTCCAATATCTCCATGGTAGGCGTGGCGATAGGCACGATGGCGCTGATTATTGTGCTGTCCGTGTTCAACGGGCTGGAAGAGGTAGCGCGCAGCCTCTACGGTAAGTCGGACCCTGATCTGATGATTACGGCCGTCCAGGGCAAGTCGTTTGAGGTGAGCCCGGCCTTCATCAAGCAGATCAAGGGCTTGCCCGGCGTGGCCCTGGTAACGGAGGTCATCGAGGACAATGCCCTGCTCCAGTACCGCGACCGGCAGATGGTAGTGAAGATGAAGGGCGTATCCGACAACTACTACCGCCAAAGCAACATCGACTCGGCCCTGGTGGAAGGCAGCTCCCAGCTTCACCGCGACGGAATGGACTACGCCCTGCTCGGGGCCGGCGTGCAGCACGAGCTCAGCATTGCCCTCGACAACCGCTTCTCGCCGATGCGCCTGCTTTATCCGCGCAACACGGGCCGCAAAACGCTCTCAATGAACCCCGAGACGGCTTTCAACGAGCAGAATATTCTGGCCGGCGGCGTTTTCCTGATTGAGCAGCACGTGGACGACAGCTACATCTTCGTGCCCCTGGAGTTTGCCCGCACCCTGCTGCACTACGAAAACCGCCGCACGGCCCTGGAGGTCAAGGTGCAGCAGGACCAGGAGATTGGGCAGGTAAAGGAGGCCCTGAAGCAGCGGCTGGGCGCCAGCTTCAAAGTGCTGGACTCCGATGAGCAGCACCTGAGCCTGCTGAAAGCCATTAAGGTGGAGAAGATGTTTGTGTTTATCACCTTTGCCTTTATCCTGCTGATTGCCAGCATCAACATCTTCTTCTCCTTGTCTATGCTGGTCATTGACAAGCACAAGGACATTGCCGTGCTGATGGCCATGGGGGCCAGCTCGCGTACTATCCGCAACATTTTTCTGCTGGAAGGTGCCATTGTGGCCCAAGTGGGGGCCTTTACCGGGCTGGTGCTGGGGGTAGGCATCTGCTGGGCCCAGCAGACGTTCCACTTGGTGGGCATGGGTATGGCTACCAGTGTCGTCGATTCCTATCCCGTCAAAATGCAGTTCTCGGACATTGCCCTGACGGGGGTAGCTATCATCTTCATCACCATTGCGGTTTCCATCCGCCCGGCCCTGAACGCCGCCAGCCTGGACTTGCGCGAGAACCTGTAG
- a CDS encoding bifunctional 2-polyprenyl-6-hydroxyphenol methylase/3-demethylubiquinol 3-O-methyltransferase UbiG — protein sequence MYYDPIKKSLGEVFNRTPLLRRLFYHLLDLLLLRTWHVHRELRQWAKGRTSEALNILDAGSGYGQYTYWMSGLSRKWQILAVDVKDEQVADSNQFFRQIGRTNAQFAVQDLVLYQQPNSFDLALSVDVMEHILEDVEVFRNIHASLKDGGMLLISTPSDQGGSDVHADGETSFIEEHVRDGYNIHEIQQKLRTAGFERIEARYSYGEPGQVSWRLSMKYPILMLGKSKLFFLLLPFYYLVTFPFCLILNWFDANTKHDSGTGLIVKAWK from the coding sequence TTGTACTACGATCCGATTAAGAAGTCGCTCGGCGAAGTGTTCAACCGCACGCCCTTGCTGCGCCGCCTCTTCTACCACCTGCTCGATTTGCTGCTGCTGCGCACCTGGCACGTTCACCGCGAGCTGCGCCAGTGGGCCAAAGGCCGCACCAGCGAGGCGCTGAACATCCTCGACGCCGGCTCGGGCTACGGGCAGTACACCTACTGGATGAGCGGACTGAGCCGCAAGTGGCAGATTCTGGCCGTAGATGTCAAGGATGAACAGGTAGCCGACTCCAATCAGTTCTTCCGCCAGATTGGGCGTACCAACGCTCAGTTTGCCGTGCAGGATCTGGTGCTTTACCAGCAGCCCAACTCCTTTGATCTGGCCTTGTCGGTGGATGTGATGGAGCACATTCTGGAAGACGTGGAGGTGTTCCGCAACATCCACGCCTCCCTCAAGGACGGCGGCATGCTGCTTATCTCTACCCCCTCCGACCAGGGCGGCTCCGATGTGCACGCCGATGGCGAAACTTCCTTTATTGAGGAGCACGTCCGCGACGGCTACAACATCCACGAGATTCAGCAGAAGCTGCGCACGGCCGGCTTTGAGCGCATTGAGGCCCGCTACAGCTACGGCGAGCCAGGCCAGGTGTCCTGGCGCTTGAGCATGAAGTACCCCATTCTGATGCTGGGCAAATCCAAGCTGTTCTTTCTACTGTTACCCTTCTACTACTTGGTAACGTTCCCGTTCTGCCTTATTCTGAACTGGTTCGACGCCAATACCAAGCACGATTCCGGTACCGGCCTGATTGTGAAAGCCTGGAAATAG
- a CDS encoding ribosome-binding factor A, whose amino-acid sequence MESKRQQKVASLLQQELAAVFQRDLPHLFPSLPPGISLVRVSPDLGVARVYLSLLMAQSNTAGEQQLALVQDNLKAIRQALAKRVRQQLRIVPDLVFFLDDSAAYAAHMDKVFGDLHIPPAPSAEPEAGSDAEGTAPKRPKLFADEDE is encoded by the coding sequence ATGGAAAGCAAACGACAGCAAAAAGTAGCCAGCCTGCTCCAGCAGGAGTTGGCCGCCGTATTCCAGCGCGACCTGCCCCACCTGTTTCCGAGCCTGCCGCCCGGTATCAGCTTGGTGCGCGTATCGCCCGACCTGGGCGTGGCCCGCGTGTATCTGAGCCTGCTGATGGCCCAGAGCAACACCGCCGGTGAGCAGCAGCTGGCCCTGGTGCAGGACAACCTCAAGGCCATCCGGCAGGCCCTGGCCAAGCGCGTGCGCCAGCAGCTGCGCATCGTGCCCGACCTGGTTTTCTTCCTCGATGACTCGGCCGCCTACGCCGCTCACATGGATAAAGTCTTCGGCGACCTGCACATTCCGCCAGCCCCCTCAGCGGAGCCCGAGGCCGGCTCTGATGCCGAAGGCACCGCGCCCAAACGCCCCAAACTCTTCGCCGACGAAGACGAGTAA
- the rpiB gene encoding ribose 5-phosphate isomerase B — protein MKLAIGSDHAGFERKQMLLQWLRDNGYEVQDFGTSSAASVDYPDYVHPLASAVERGEFERGILLCGSANGVCITANKHQGIRAGLAWEPEVATLIRQHNNANVLCIPARFVDEESARAITSQFLNTAFEGGRHQTRVDKIKL, from the coding sequence ATGAAACTTGCCATCGGCTCCGACCACGCGGGCTTTGAGCGGAAGCAAATGCTGCTGCAGTGGCTGCGCGACAATGGCTACGAGGTCCAGGACTTCGGCACCTCCTCCGCGGCTTCCGTCGATTACCCCGACTACGTGCACCCGCTGGCCTCAGCCGTAGAGCGGGGCGAGTTTGAGCGGGGCATTCTGCTCTGCGGCTCGGCCAATGGGGTGTGCATTACGGCCAACAAGCACCAGGGCATCCGGGCCGGGCTGGCCTGGGAGCCGGAGGTAGCCACCCTGATCCGGCAGCACAACAATGCCAACGTGCTGTGCATTCCGGCCCGCTTCGTGGATGAGGAATCCGCCCGCGCCATCACCAGCCAATTCCTCAATACGGCTTTCGAAGGCGGCCGCCACCAAACCCGCGTCGATAAAATCAAGCTGTAG
- the tatC gene encoding twin-arginine translocase subunit TatC translates to MDSQQPALGDQQEMSFIDHLEALRWHIIRAAIAVVVFALGAFFAKDFLFHDLILGPSRPDFWTYRMLCRAGALLHAESLCVDKIGFVIQNREMSGQLSMHLSSAFIVGLVLGFPYLFWELWRFIKPGLYPHERQNSRGAVFFVSVLFVAGLLFGYYIAAPMSINFLAGYVVDPTIENQIDMQSYISTLTTMTLSCAFVFELPMIVFFLAKAGLITPEIMRVYRKHAIVVILIVAAIITPPDISAQLIVTVPIMLLYELSINIARVVSRTRTANLNARLAENQGVA, encoded by the coding sequence GTGGATTCACAACAACCTGCGCTGGGCGACCAGCAGGAAATGTCTTTTATCGACCACCTGGAGGCCCTGCGCTGGCACATCATCCGGGCGGCCATTGCGGTGGTAGTGTTTGCCCTGGGGGCCTTCTTTGCCAAAGACTTTCTGTTTCACGACCTGATTCTGGGTCCCTCCCGCCCCGATTTCTGGACCTACCGGATGCTGTGCCGGGCCGGGGCCCTGCTGCATGCCGAAAGCCTGTGCGTTGATAAAATCGGGTTTGTGATTCAGAACCGCGAGATGAGCGGGCAGCTCTCCATGCACCTGAGCTCAGCCTTTATCGTGGGCCTGGTGCTGGGTTTTCCTTACCTGTTCTGGGAGCTGTGGCGCTTTATCAAGCCGGGCCTGTACCCGCACGAGCGGCAGAACTCCCGCGGGGCCGTGTTTTTCGTTTCGGTGCTGTTTGTGGCCGGCCTGCTGTTCGGCTACTACATTGCCGCCCCCATGAGCATCAACTTTCTGGCCGGCTACGTGGTGGACCCCACCATCGAAAACCAGATTGACATGCAGAGCTACATCAGCACCCTTACCACGATGACGCTCTCGTGCGCCTTCGTGTTTGAGCTGCCCATGATTGTGTTCTTCCTGGCTAAAGCCGGCCTGATTACGCCCGAAATCATGCGCGTGTACCGCAAGCACGCCATTGTGGTCATTCTGATTGTAGCCGCCATCATCACCCCCCCGGATATTTCGGCCCAGCTGATCGTGACGGTACCCATCATGCTGCTCTATGAGCTCAGCATCAATATTGCCCGCGTGGTCAGCCGCACCCGCACGGCCAACCTCAATGCCCGCCTCGCCGAAAACCAGGGCGTAGCGTAG